One segment of Spartinivicinus poritis DNA contains the following:
- a CDS encoding phage baseplate assembly protein V, whose product MTYSTDDVLFRLTELERQLANLVLIATVSDVDYERSLVQATSADLVTGWLPWITHRAANDVSYWAPEIGEQVVVLNPQGEPALGVVLPALYQNKFPALDQRPSIHRVMYADGAIMEYDREISRLVVQLPMAGTVHIVSPSGVSIEGDVYVEGQIKATKDIIDHTRSMQGDRDIYNGHGHDVPGHGTAVPTGAKQ is encoded by the coding sequence ATGACGTACTCAACGGATGACGTGTTATTTCGCTTGACTGAGTTGGAACGTCAGCTGGCGAATTTAGTATTAATTGCCACTGTGTCTGATGTGGATTATGAGCGCTCGTTAGTACAAGCCACCTCAGCTGATTTAGTGACGGGTTGGCTCCCTTGGATTACCCACCGGGCGGCAAATGATGTCAGTTATTGGGCTCCGGAAATTGGCGAGCAGGTGGTGGTGTTAAATCCCCAGGGTGAACCGGCATTGGGTGTCGTATTGCCCGCACTTTATCAAAATAAATTTCCTGCTCTGGATCAACGGCCCAGTATCCATCGAGTGATGTATGCTGATGGGGCAATAATGGAGTATGACCGGGAAATTAGCCGGTTGGTAGTGCAGTTACCCATGGCAGGAACGGTGCACATTGTAAGTCCTTCAGGCGTATCGATTGAGGGTGATGTGTATGTAGAAGGGCAAATCAAAGCGACCAAGGACATCATTGACCACACCCGTAGTATGCAAGGCGACCGGGATATTTATAACGGCCACGGCCATGATGTACCTGGCCACGGTACCGCAGTACCCACCGGAGCTAAACAATAA